The Thalassotalea sp. LPB0316 nucleotide sequence AATCTGCCATCAATTCAGCTTCGTTTATTGCACGTTTAATTGACTGAATAACGAGATTTAAATCGTTAACACCACCTTTGTCCATGCCACGCGATGGCTGATTACCGACACCGACAATACTCAAGCGATTGTCTGGCGTGATTTCACCGACCGCGACAGAAATTTTTGAAGTGCCAATATCAAGGCCAACAACCAAATTTCTTTCTGTTACTTTTGCCATTTGTTAAGCTCTTTGTTTATTTTTATCAAGCACAGTTTTGTAGCCAACGGCTAACCCTGTGTCATATCTTAAATCTACATAATCAACGTTTTGATTTTCTTGTTTTTGCTCAATTATTTGAGGGTAAACATCAACAAAACGTTGGATTCTTTCAATGCGGTTTTCCCTACCTAAATTCAGGCTAACACCATCATTGAGTGTTAGTTGCCATGAAAAGCGCTCTGTGAGCACGAGTTCATCTATAGCTAAGTCACTAAATGCCAGTAACTTATTAAAGTTGCGATAATTAGCTAACGCCGTTTGTTCACTACCCTCTGGGCCAAAAAATGCCGGTAACTTGCGCGTTAGTCGCGCACTATCGGCCTGAAATGCTTGACCGTATTGGTTTATTAAAAAGTCAGCGTTCCACAATGCAACAGGCGTTTGATCAACCACGTAGATATTGAGCGCATTCGGCCATTGCTTGCGCACTGACACTGAATAAACCCATGGCAATTTAGCTATCACTTGTTGCACGTGATTAACGTCTAAGTTAATAAAGTTACTCAAGTTTACGGCATCTAAAGCCTGCTCAATATCGGCGTGTTGGGTATATGGCATTTCACCTTCAACCTTAATGCTGGTGACCGGCACTTTTTCATCTTGTGACATTTCGTTAAAGAAATAGACACTAAAGCTAATCAAGCCAACAACAACCGCGATAAAAAAGCCAAAGCCTAGCCAAAACGACCAGTGCACTGCTTTTTTTTGCTCGGCTGCCTTACTCATAGTTACTCACTTAGCTCAACGATACGGGTAACCAATTGACTAAAGCTCAAGCCCTGAACCTTAGCCGCCTTCGGTACTAGTGATGTTTCTGTCATGCCTGGTACCGTATTAATTTCTAAAATCTGCCATTGCCCTTGCTGATTGCGCATAAAATCAACTCGCCCCCAACCTTTGGTGCCAATCGCTTTAAAAGCCTTTTCTGCTAATAAGCGAATTTCAGCTTCGTCTTGTTCGCTCAAACCCGCAGGGCAGTGATACTGAGTCGTTGTTGATTGATACTTGGCCTGATAATCGTAAAACGCATTCGGCGTTTGCATGTGGATTGGCGGTAAGGCTTGTTCACCTAAAATGGCAACGGTGTACTCCAAACCATCAATCCAAGCCTCGACTAAAATCGCATCATCAAAATCAAAGGCATGCGCTAACGCTTTATTTAGCTCTTGAGCGTTTGTCGCGATCGCCATGCCGATACTCGAACCTTCACATGATGGCTTGACCATCACTTTACCGCCTAAATCAGCGATAATTTGCTCAGCTTGCTCGGTGACATAACTCGCTTTATCAACAATGACAAACGCAGCCGTTGGCAAACCAACTGACTGAATAATTTGCTTGGTTTTGATCTTATCCATTGCCAAGGCTGAGCCTAAAACACCAGAGCCCGTGTAAGGAATACCTAAGTATTCAAGTGCGCCTTGCAATGTACCGTCTTCACCACCACGACCGTGTAGGGCAATAAAAACGCGATCGACACCCATTTCCACTAATTTGTGTAAATCAAAACCTTTGGTATCGACCAAAGCGACATCAGTAAAGCCCGCTTGCTCGAGACCTTTTGCCACGGCTTTACCTGATGCTAAAGAGACTTCGCGCTCGGCTGAACTGCCGCCATATAGCACCGCTAGTTTTTGATTGAAGAGGCTAGTCATTATTTGCCTTCCTCCAAATTAAAACGTGCATCTTTTACTAAGCTACGAGCTACTGCACCAATATTGCCGGCACCTTGGGTGATCACCATGTCATCAGCCGTTAATTGATTATCCAATAACTCAGCTAGCTCATTGACATCTGAAACGTAAATAGGCTCTACTTGGCCGCGCTGACGAATACTGCGGGCAAGCGATTTACTGTCTGCACCAGCGATTGGCGTTTCGCCTGCACTGTAGACATCTAATAGCAATAAACCGTCAACCTTTGATAACACTTCGACAAATTCTTCATATAAATCACGTGTACGAGAATAACGATGCGGCTGAAAAATCATGGTCAGACGCTTTTCTGGCCAACCTTTGCGCATCGCGTCAATGGTGACTTCAACTTCTCTCGGGTGATGACCGTAATCATCAACCAAGGTAATTTCACCGACCTTAGTTTGTAATTGTGCGAGTTGTTCAAAGCGGCGCCCAATACCTTGGAACTGGCTTAGCGCGCTAATGATTGACTCATCATCAACACCTTCATCGGTTGCCACAGCAATACTGGCCAATGCGTTTAATACATTGTGTTGGCCCGGTAAATTGAGTGATACCGTTAGGTTTTCTTTACCTTCTCTAACCACTTCAAAGCGCGTGACATCAGCAGCTTGCTGATAATTAATTGCGCGAACATCGGCATCTTCACTAAATCCGTAGGTGATCACCTGACGGCTAATTCGCGGTAACAATTCACGCACTACGGGATTATCAATACACACCACAGCTAAACCATAGAACGGCAAGTTGTGCAGAAACTCGATATAGGTATCTTTTAATTTTTCAAAGTCACCTTGGTAGGTTTCCATGTGGTCTTCATCGATATTAGTCACCACGGCAACCATAGGTTGCAAATGAAGGAATGACGCATCACTTTCATCAGCTTCAGCAATTAAATAACGACTTGTACCTAATCGAGCATTCGTACCCGCACTATTTAACAAACCGCCAATCACAAACGTCGGGTCTAAATTGGCTTGCGCAAAAATACTCGCGGTTAAACTGGTGGTTGTCGTTTTACCATGGGTACCAGCAATGGCAACACCGTGTCTAAAGCGCATTAATTCGGCAAGCATTTCTGCGCGTCGAACAATTGGAATGCGCTGTGCTTGCGCGGCAGTAATTTCAGGATTATTGGTATCAATAGCTGTTGAAACAACAACCACACTAGCCTTATCAACATTGCTTGCTTGATGGCCAATCTTCACTTGAGCACCTAATTGAGTCAGGCGCTCAACGACCGCATTTCGTGCGATATCTGAACCCGAAATTTGGTAACCTTCATTAAGTAATACCTCAGCAATACCGCCCATACCGGCACCACCAATACCGACAAAGTGAATGCGTTTTACACGACGCATTTCAGGCACTTTAATCGGGGCGTTTTTATTCATTTGTTTACTCATTCTTTATAAAATCCTGCGCAAATATCCGCGACTCGTGTTGTTGCATCAGCATGCGCTGCATCGTGAGCAGCTTTCGACATACTGGCAATCACTTTGTCGGAAACAAATAGACTATTTAGCATTTGCGCTAATTGTGTACTGGTGAGATCTTTTTGCGCCAACAACTTCGCCGCGCCGCGATCAACCAAATACATGGCATTCTTGGTTTGATGATCATCAACGGCATGTGGCAACGGGACAAATATCGCTGGCGTCGCCGCCATTGCCAATTCGGAGACAGTTAATGCGCCTGCGCGGCAGATTACAACATCAGCCCACTGATACGCTGCCGCCATATCATCAATAAATTCTGTAACTTTAATATTGGCTGCTGGCAGACCAGTATTTTCATACGCCTGCTCGACAGCCGCTAAGTGCCCTTTACCACTTTGATGCCAAACCTGAATATTTTGCACCTTAATTTGGCTGAGTGATTGCGGCACGGTGTCATTTAAAATTTTCGCGCCTAAACTGCCGCCCACCACGAGCACCTTTTTGGTTTCACTGGCTTGTTCTGGAATACTTGGCTCAAGTTCGACAATCGCTTTGCGCAGCGGGTTACCAACCACTAATGCGTTTTTCATACCGGCAAAAGCACCGGGAAATGCCGCCAATACCTTTGAAGCCATTCTAGCTAGGTAGCGATTTGTCATGCCGGCAACGGCATTTTGTTCGTGTAAAACCAAGGGTTTACTCATTAGCCATGCAGCAACACCACCAGGTGCACTTGCATAGCCGCCCATGCCGAGTACCACATCGGGTTGAACCTTTTTGATCACTTTGCATGACTGAATCACAGACTGCATAATTTTAAACGGTGCTTTAAGCAATTGCTGCCAACTCTTATTGCGAACCCCAGCGATATTAATAAATGAAATATCAAAACCATGAGCTGGCACTATGTCAGCTTCCATGCGATCTGCTGTGCCAAGCCAATGCACTTGCCAGCCTTTTTCTTGTAATGCTTGTGCGACGGCGATCCCCGGAAAAATATGTCCGCCAGTGCCGCCTGCCATAATTAAAATAGTTGGACGTTTTGCCACTACTTACGCCCTCCTTTACTGGTTGCTTGAATACGCTGCAACCTAATTTCATGATCGATGCGAATGAGTACGACAAAGGCTAAGGTCATGATGATCATCGAACTACCACCATAACTAATTAACGGCATGGTTAAGCCTTTGGTAGGCACTATGCCGGCACTCGCACCAATGTTTACCGCCGTTTGGAAACTCATCCAAATACCAATAGCAAAGGCAAAAAAGCCTTCGAAATATTTTTCTTTACTGACCGCTTTGCGCCCTAAATACAACGCTTTAAAAACTAGCCATAAACTCAAACACAAGACGATAGCAACACCGATAAAGCCAAATTCCTCGGCAAGTACGGCCATAACAAAATCGGTATGCGCTTCTGGTAAGTACTCTAATTTTTGAATACTGTTGCCCAACCCCTGACCCGTTAATTCACCGCGGCCATAAGCCATTAGCGATTGAGTCAGCTGATAACCACTGCCGAATGGATCTTGCCACGGATCTAAGAAACTGGTGATACGACGCCAGCGATATTCTTCAAACACCGCTAATGCAGTAATAGCGATTACGCCCATGCCGGCAATGGCGATAAACTGCCAGAGCTTAGCGCCAGCCAAAAACAACAAGCCAAAAGTCGTGACAAACATCACGATGACGGTACCTAAATCTGGCTGCATCAGTAATAAGAAAGCGAGTAAGCCGAAAACAACTAACGGTTTAAAAAAGCCTTTGACGTTTTCCATCACTTCTTCACGACGTCTAACCAAGTAAGCCGCTAAATAGGCAAAGAAGAACAGTTTGGCAGGTTCAGCAGCTTGCACCGTGATCGGCCCCAGTACAATCCAACGCTGAGAACCGTTAACGGTTCGGCCAATAATTAACACTAAAACTAACAAACCAATGGCAGCTAGCAGTAAATAACCACTTTGTTTTTGCCACTGTGACATTGGAATAAACAACGCTGCTGCGCCAATCATGATACTTAAGACGATATAAACGCCATGCCTAATGACGAAATGGAATGGGTTATCAAACAAGCGCTCTGCCACCGGCATCGATGAACTCGCCACCATAATCAATCCTATGGTGTACATTGCAACCGCTAATAAAATATAGTGGCGATCAAATGTGACCGTGCTAGCGCTTTGCGCCAACCATTTGGGCAACGTTGGCATATTCATCGCAGAAACTAAGCTGTGCATGAGCTCACCTCCTGCGCCAATCTAGCGAAAGCATTACCACGCGCTATGTAGTTAGTAAACATATCTAAGCTGGCACACGCTGGTGAAAATAAAATGGTATCGCCACGCTCTGTGCTTTGATTAGCAATGCAAACAGCATCGTTTAACGAACCAACTTGTTCGACAGCTACATTCGTTGGCGCAATCGACGCTAGTAGCGCTTTATCTTGACCAAAAACGATCAATTTATTCACGTGTTTCGCCAACACTTTAGTCAACGGTGAAAAATCTGCGCCTTTGCCTTGGCCACCAGCGATTAACACCAGTTGCTTGTCTGGGCTTGTAAGTCCTTCAATCGCCGCAATGGTCGCACCGACATTGGTTGCTTTTGAATCATTAATCCAGATTTTTTGATCGGTTGTTTCAACACGCTGACAGCGATGAGCCAAGCCTTCAAAACTGCCAAGCGCTGCCACCATTTTATCAATCGGCCAATTTGCACCGTAACCCAAGGCTAGTGCTGCTAAACAGTTAATCGCATTATGGATACCCGTTAGTGGCAAAGTTTCAACAGCAATGAGTGGGGTTTCACCGAACATCAGCTGTAATTTATCATCCACGGTTGCTAGGCCAAAGTTACCGCTAGTTGGCGCCGACAAGCCGAAACTAATTTGTCGTTTATCGCCTTGATATGCGCTTGCTTGATCGTCACGATTGACTACAACACAATCAGTTTGTTGGTAAATTCGCTGTTTGATTGCGCGATAGTTAGCCAGCGTTTTATGACGATCTAAGTGATCGTCACACAGGTTTAACAAGGTTGCCGATACCGCTTGCATACTGCTTAAGGTTTCAAGCTGAAAGCTCGATAGTTCAAGAGCGAGGAAGTCGATATCAGCATCGATAACATCGAGTGGTGGTACACCAATATTACCTGCTAGCTGAGTGTTATAACCTAAACACTTACCGAGATGCGCCACTAAGCTAACAACGGTTGATTTGCCGTTTGAGCCGGTGATCGCAATAATCGGCGTTTGCTTTAATCGGCAATAGAGCTCAACATCACCGTACATCTGACACGTTGGTGATAAGTGTGTTTGTATTTCAGCAATACTCGTATCAATACCTGGCGAGACCAAAATGATATCAGCGTTAGCGATTAATTCACTGTCCCAGCGACCTAAGGATAAGCCCGCTGTTGGAAAATCTTGGCTAAATTGGTTCGGGTCAATAGCGTTGGCTCTTGAGTCATTTAAGTCAAAAGCAAGTTGTTGTTTAGTTAGAAAACGCGCACAAGACAGTCCTGAGAGGCCGGCTCCCAGAACTAAAATTCGTTTGTCTTGTAAAAATGCAATATCTAACATCGTTTTTCTTTGCCTAACGCAGTTTCAATGTTGCTAAGCCAACCAAGACCAGCATCAATGAGACAATCCAAAAGCGCACGATAACTCGCGGCTCTGGCCATCCCTTTAATTCGTAATGGTGGTGTATAGGTGCCATCCTAAAAATACGTTGGCCACGCAGTTTGTATGAACCCACCTGTAAAATCACCGAGAGCGTTTCAATAACAAACACACCGCCCATAATAAATAACACCAACTCTTGGCGAACCAAGACCGCAATCACGCCCAATGTCGCGCCAAGTGCAAGTGAGCCAACATCGCCCATAAACACTTGAGCCGGATACGTGTTGAACCACAAAAAGCCTAAGCCCGCACCAACAATCGCAGTACAGACAACCACCAATTCAGAAGTCAGAGGAATATAAGGAATGTTCAAGTAAGCTGAAAAGTTAACGTTACCCGTTACATAAGCAAATACAGCAAAGGCACCTGCGACCAGTACAACAGGGACAATCGCTAAACCATCTAAGCCGTCGGTTAAGTTCACTGCATTACTCGTGCCGACAATGACAAAGTAAGTGAGTAGAATATAAAGCATGCCCAACTGGGGCATAACATCTTTAATAAATGGCAATAACAAGGCGGTTTCATTCGGATCTTGGGCCATCGCATACAAGAAAATCGCGGTGCCTAAACCGATAACGGTCTGCCAGAAGTACTTCCAACGAGCAATCAACCCCTTAGCATCTTTTCGAATGACTTTGCGGTAGTCGTCAACAAAGCCAATAACACCGAAGCTTACAACGACAAACAGCACGGTTAGTACGTAATAATTGCTTAAGTCGCCCCACAATAAAACGCTAAAGACAATGGCACCTAAAATCAGCAAGCCACCCATGGTTGGTGTACCCGATTTTGACAAGTGGCTTTCAGGGCCATCATCGCGTACGGTTTGGCCAATTTGCATTTTTTGTAATGCGCGAATCAATTTGGGGCCAAAATACAGCGATACAGTTAACGCGGTTAACGTTGAAACGATCGCGCGAAACGTCAAATACGAGAAGACGTTAAAGCCCGAAAAGTATTGTGTTAAGTATTCACCTAGCCAAAGTAGCATTAGACGTGCTCCTTCGAAGTTGATGCTTGCCACTCAAGTACGTCTTGTACAACTAATTCCATGCGCGCACTGCGTGAACCTTTAACTAACACAGAAATACTTTGCTCCTCGTTTGATAAATATTGTTTTAATGACGCCATTAGCGACGCTCGATCATTAAAGTGAAAACCGTTGTCACCAAATGCTTGGCTTGCTGATTGACTTAACACCCCTAAGGTAAATAAGCCGTCGATAGCCAATGATTTAGCAAAGGCACCTACTTCGTGGTGATATTGCCTTGCCTCTTGCCCCAGTTCTCCCATATCGCCTAATACCAGCACGCGTTTGCCCGGTAGATTAGCCAAGAGTTGGGTCGCCGCTTTTACCGATTCGACATTGGCGTTATAGCTATCATCAATTAACTTGAAGCCTTTAGCTGGCGTGTGGACATTTAACCGGCCCTTTGCAGGCACCATATCGATCAAGCCTAAACGAATGTCATCGACACTCGCGCCAAATTGCAGTGCAATTGCCGCCGCCATTAGCGCGTTACAAACATTGTGCTTACCCGGAATTGGCAATTCGATATAGCTTGCCCCTGTTGGTGTGTGTAATTTGAAGCTGGCACAGCCGTTATCATCGAGCACAACATCACTTGGATAAAAATCAGCAACGTCATTACATGAAACTTTTAAGACGTTTTTATCGGTTAAACGCCACTGCCATTTACCGGCGTATGGCGTGTCTTGGTTATAAATTGCGATACCGCCTTCTTCTAAACCATCAAAAATTTCGCCTTTAGCTCGAGCAACACCACATAAATCACCAAATCCCTCTAAATGCGCAGCGGCGATATTGTTGATCACGGCGACATCTGGCTTGGTCAAATTTGTGGTGTAGGCGATTTCACCTAAATGATTTGCCCCTAACTCGATGACCGCATAATCATGGCTAGGGTCTAAGCGCATCAAGGTCAGCGGCACACCAATATCGTTATTAAAATTGCCGTTAGTCGCTAACACATTGCCAAGACGAGATAAAATGGCATAGACCATTTCTTTAACCGTGGTTTTTCCGCTGCTACCGGTAATAGCGACAGTTTTAGGGGCGACTTGTGCTTTGATGTAAGCACCTATTTTGCCAAGCGCGATGCGGGTATCTTCAACTACAACTTGAGCGATATCGATTGCTTGCTCTTCGCTGACGATTACCGCTTGGCAACCTTTTTCTAAAGCTTGCTGACAAAATTTGTGGCCATCAAAGTTTGGCCCTTTTAAGGCTAAAAAGACGTCGTCTTGAGCAAGCTCACGAGAATCGGTAACAATCGAATTAATCGTCGCTAGTTGGCAATCTTTATTCGCCGCGATTACCCGACCTTCAGTAATTTGCCCAAGGGTGGCTAAAGATAATGGGATCATAAATTAGCTCCAATAATCGTGTTACTATTTGTGTAGTAACTACTGACTAGCTGACGTTCGTTGTAATCAATTTTTTGCTCGCCAATAATGATGTAATCTTCATGGCCTTTACCTGCCAACAACACCATATCACCTTCGCTTGCATGGCTAATTACTGTGTTAACGGCTTGTTTTCTATCAAGCACGACTCTGGCTTTTTCAGGTTGTTGTAAACCTTGTAAGATATCAGCGACGATCATCTCTGGCGCTTCTGTTCTCGGGTTATCATTGGTGATGATGAGGCAATCTGCGTTTTGCTCTGCCACTCGCCCCATTTCAGGACGCTTACCTTTATCGCGATCACCACCACAACCAAACACCACATGCAATTTACCCTGACAATGGGCACGACAAGCAACTAACGCTTTCTCTAATGCATCAGGTGTATGGGCGTAATCAACCACCGCAGAGGGCTTACCAACTTGAGCAAACAACTCCATGCGGCCATCGATTGGCTGAATTTTTTCAACGGCTCCGATAATGGTTGGCAAGTCAAAACCAAGTGCTTGAGCACTCGCCATCGCCGCTAATAAGTTCTCGATATTAAATCGACCGATAAGCGGTGAATTAATTTGATGACGCTCAGTGGGTGTATGCAGCTCAAAACGCGTACCGGCATCATGACATCTAATATTGGTTGCGTAGAAATAATCGCGATGTTGCGTTATCTCAATGCCACAACCATAAACAATCACTGGCTGTGTTAGCGCTTCACTGAGCCACTCTTTGATAAACTCATCATCGCCATTTACCACGGCGGTTTGCTTTTCATCGCCGCTAAATATCGCGAGTTTTGCCGCGCCGTAAGCTGCCATCGTTTGGTGATAATCTAAGTGATCTCGTGATAAATTGGTGAATACGGCAACGTCAAATAAATCGTTTTTAACCCGTTTTTGTTCAAGTGCGTGTGATGAGACTTCCATCGCAACATGGCTTAATGACTGATGCGCAAACTTAGCTAACAGCCCCATCAATTCTGTAGCACCGGGCGTAGTATTTAAAATCGGTGAAAGTGTTGGTAATACGCCAGCGCCGTTGGTGCCAATAACTGCACAGGCTGACGTTTGCTGACACAAATCGATGAGTTGCGCGAGAATTTGGCTAGTGCTGGTTTTGCCATTAGTACCGGTAATACCAACAATCTTTAACGACTGTTGTGGCATTTGATAATAGTGTTGGCAAAGCTCAAATAACTGCTCGTTCAATTGATAAAACTGCACCACTAAGGTGCTTTTCCCTGCAACTGTTTTTGCTAACACTTGGCCGTGTAATTGTTGACTTTGACACTCAGCAATCACTAATTTAGCGCCCAACTCAATGGCATTATCAATGTATTGGCGGCCATCTAAAGTACTACCAATAACCGCGCAGAATACGTCGTTTTCGTTAAGCACGCGAGTATCATTCACTAGTGCATTGGTTTGGCCTATATTTTCCAGTTCAGTCGCTTCAATACCAAAACTAGCTAGCGTTTGGCTAATGTTATAAACAGGGTTAAGCATTGCCACCTCCCCTGATTTGTTTTGCCTGTTTGGCTTCAACAATACGGGTGTGAGCATCAGGCTCAACATTTAATACTTGTAATGCACCTTTCATTACACGAGAAAATACTGGGGCAGCAATTTCGCCGCCGTGGTACAAATCACCACCGGGTTCGTTAATGACGACAACAACAGCAAGTTCTGGATTTGAAATCGGCGCAACCCCAGCAAATAAGCCAACATAATCGTTACCATAACCACCTGGTACAGCCTTAATCGCCGTCCCCGTTTTTCCGCCTACGCGATAACCATCGACTGCCGCTCGGCTTGCACCACCTTCGGTCACAACGCCTTCAAGTAGCGACACGATATATTTTGCTTGTGCTTCACCAAAAATGCGCTGACCTTGTGGCACTTCATCTGACTTTAAGATCCGCAGTGGAATTTTCACCCCGCCATTGGCTAACGTCGCGTAAAAGCGCGCGAGCTGTAATGGACTAATCGCAAGGCCGTAGCCCCACGATAACGTTGCTAATTCGTACTGAGACCAACGCGAGCGAGATGACATCATCCCCATCGTTTCACCGACCAATCCAGTACCTGTATCTTCGGCAAAGCCGGCATCAAAAAAGCGGTCTAATAAAAACTCTTTGGGTACCGACAAAGCTAACTTTGTGGTACCCATGTTTGATGATGTGACTAAGATGTCTTGGAGCGAGAGTTTGCCCCGATTTATCGGGTCGCTGACTCGTCTACCACCTAGCCTCATCCATCCGGGGCTGGTATCTATCACCGTGGATTGTTCCGCAGTACCAAACTCTAGTGCGGTGAGCATCGAAAGTGGCTTCATGGTGGAGCCGGGCTCATAAACATCGGTGATCGCCCGATTTCTAAATCGGTGGATCGCGGTATTCTTGCGATTATTTGGGTTAAACGAAGGGCTATTGGCCAATGCTAAAATTTCACCGGAATGAACATTAACCACCACAACAGAGCCAGAGGTTGCTTTAAATGCGCGCACTGCACCTTTTAATTCTTTGTAGGCGAGTGCTTGAATACGTTGATCAATACTCAACTCAACATTTTGCGGTGGCGTCGCTTCTTCAACCGATAAAATTTCAACTTTACGACCTTTGGCATCTTTGCGAAAACGCTTAGAACCGCTAGTGCCGGTTAATTTGTCGTCGTATAAACGCTCAATCCCCTCAATACCTTTATCATCAACATTGGTAAAACCGACAATATGGGCACTGATCTCGCCAGCCGGATAAAAGCGTTTTGATTCTTTGCGCAGGTGAATACCCGGAATTTTCAGCTGTTTGATGTAATCAGCCATTGCCGGAGAAACTTGACGTTCAACATATAAGAAGCGCTTGTTTGGATTTTTGCCAATGCGAGCGGTTAACTCTTTGACATCTTTACCTAGCACATCAGCTAATGCTTGCCAGTGTTTTTCCATCGCAAAAGCGTTATTTTCCATCACGATTTTAGGATCGGCCCACACCGTTTCAACCGGCACACTTACCGCTAATTCATCACCATTGCGATCAACAATTGAACCGCGCTGAACATCTAATTCGGCGATGCGTTTAGAGCGACGGTCACCTTGTTTTTTTAGCATGTCAGGTTCAATCACCTGAATATAGGCACTGCGAGCAGCTAAAACCAAATAAACGAGCAAAATAACAGCCGCCACAACGTAAAAACGC carries:
- a CDS encoding UDP-N-acetylmuramoyl-L-alanyl-D-glutamate--2,6-diaminopimelate ligase, with translation MLNPVYNISQTLASFGIEATELENIGQTNALVNDTRVLNENDVFCAVIGSTLDGRQYIDNAIELGAKLVIAECQSQQLHGQVLAKTVAGKSTLVVQFYQLNEQLFELCQHYYQMPQQSLKIVGITGTNGKTSTSQILAQLIDLCQQTSACAVIGTNGAGVLPTLSPILNTTPGATELMGLLAKFAHQSLSHVAMEVSSHALEQKRVKNDLFDVAVFTNLSRDHLDYHQTMAAYGAAKLAIFSGDEKQTAVVNGDDEFIKEWLSEALTQPVIVYGCGIEITQHRDYFYATNIRCHDAGTRFELHTPTERHQINSPLIGRFNIENLLAAMASAQALGFDLPTIIGAVEKIQPIDGRMELFAQVGKPSAVVDYAHTPDALEKALVACRAHCQGKLHVVFGCGGDRDKGKRPEMGRVAEQNADCLIITNDNPRTEAPEMIVADILQGLQQPEKARVVLDRKQAVNTVISHASEGDMVLLAGKGHEDYIIIGEQKIDYNERQLVSSYYTNSNTIIGANL
- a CDS encoding UDP-N-acetylmuramoyl-tripeptide--D-alanyl-D-alanine ligase, with translation MIPLSLATLGQITEGRVIAANKDCQLATINSIVTDSRELAQDDVFLALKGPNFDGHKFCQQALEKGCQAVIVSEEQAIDIAQVVVEDTRIALGKIGAYIKAQVAPKTVAITGSSGKTTVKEMVYAILSRLGNVLATNGNFNNDIGVPLTLMRLDPSHDYAVIELGANHLGEIAYTTNLTKPDVAVINNIAAAHLEGFGDLCGVARAKGEIFDGLEEGGIAIYNQDTPYAGKWQWRLTDKNVLKVSCNDVADFYPSDVVLDDNGCASFKLHTPTGASYIELPIPGKHNVCNALMAAAIALQFGASVDDIRLGLIDMVPAKGRLNVHTPAKGFKLIDDSYNANVESVKAATQLLANLPGKRVLVLGDMGELGQEARQYHHEVGAFAKSLAIDGLFTLGVLSQSASQAFGDNGFHFNDRASLMASLKQYLSNEEQSISVLVKGSRSARMELVVQDVLEWQASTSKEHV
- a CDS encoding peptidoglycan D,D-transpeptidase FtsI family protein, with product MNKVAKKNKQLKPNTAPWRFYVVAAVILLVYLVLAARSAYIQVIEPDMLKKQGDRRSKRIAELDVQRGSIVDRNGDELAVSVPVETVWADPKIVMENNAFAMEKHWQALADVLGKDVKELTARIGKNPNKRFLYVERQVSPAMADYIKQLKIPGIHLRKESKRFYPAGEISAHIVGFTNVDDKGIEGIERLYDDKLTGTSGSKRFRKDAKGRKVEILSVEEATPPQNVELSIDQRIQALAYKELKGAVRAFKATSGSVVVVNVHSGEILALANSPSFNPNNRKNTAIHRFRNRAITDVYEPGSTMKPLSMLTALEFGTAEQSTVIDTSPGWMRLGGRRVSDPINRGKLSLQDILVTSSNMGTTKLALSVPKEFLLDRFFDAGFAEDTGTGLVGETMGMMSSRSRWSQYELATLSWGYGLAISPLQLARFYATLANGGVKIPLRILKSDEVPQGQRIFGEAQAKYIVSLLEGVVTEGGASRAAVDGYRVGGKTGTAIKAVPGGYGNDYVGLFAGVAPISNPELAVVVVINEPGGDLYHGGEIAAPVFSRVMKGALQVLNVEPDAHTRIVEAKQAKQIRGGGNA